In one Rutidosis leptorrhynchoides isolate AG116_Rl617_1_P2 chromosome 8, CSIRO_AGI_Rlap_v1, whole genome shotgun sequence genomic region, the following are encoded:
- the LOC139863884 gene encoding uncharacterized protein, with translation MGRAELGPLATKFRGSNFHDFIPGGNADALKSDAVNPHPVFHYGVPAGCNLLAQDPIQKIVAMSTIDGRIKLFGKDNTQDMLESPEAVPSKFLQFIHNQHFLINVNANDHIEVWDIDTKSLAHVHVYKQQITSFAVLKHTFYMYVGDSFGNVSVLKFDKELSTISQMNYRIPLCVSR, from the exons ATGGGACGTGCAGAACTCGGACCTTTAGCCACAAAATTTCGTGGTTCAAACTTTCACGATTTCATC CCCGGAGGAAATGCGGATGCTTTGAAGTCTGACGCAGTCAATCCACACCCTGTTTTCCATTATGGCGTGCCAGCTGGATGTAACTTGTTGGCTCAAGACCCTATTCAGAAGATTGTTGCCATGTCAACTAT AGATGGCCGGATTAAGTTATTTGGAAAAGATAACACTCAGGATATGTTGGAATCTCCTGAAGCTGTACCAAGCAAATTTTTGCAG TTCATTCATAACCAACACTTTCTTATAAATGTTAACGCAAATGATCATATCGAG GTCTGGGACATAGACACGAAGTCATTAGCTCATGTGCATGTATATAAGCAGCAGATTACTTCTTTTGCTGTCCTTAAACATACCTTCTACAT GTATGTTGGAGATTCGTTTGGTAATGTTTCGGTTCTGAAGTTTGACAAAGAATTATCTACTATATCACAAATGAACTACCGTATTCCTTTATGCGTCTCACGGTGA